A genome region from Pseudodesulfovibrio alkaliphilus includes the following:
- the nusA gene encoding transcription termination factor NusA: protein MSELKRAIDQISKDRGIDRDLLIDTLEEAVRSAVARKHGDTMDIEVAFNEDSGEIEVFEFKVVVAEVHDPVSEISLEDAREHDPNAQLDDEMGFPVNIEDLGRIAAQSAKQVIIQRMRDAEQEIIYEEYKDRMGEIASGIVQRRDRTGWIINLGRTEALLPKDEQIPRERYKRGDRVQAYIIDVLKESRGPQVIVSRSHPDYMVELFKREVPEVADGTVKIMGVARDPGLRAKVAVMSRERDVDPVGACVGIRGSRIQNVVQELKGERIDIVVWSPDIAMYAQHALSPAVITRITVDEEEETLEVVCPDDQLTLAIGRKGQNVKLAAKLLGWKIDIFTESRYGELNASRKGMDQIASVAEISMESFFNAGFESLESIVRASDEELLAVSGLNERKIADIRLAINMLAPEIAALATETGADAANDDTNDTPADGEETK, encoded by the coding sequence ATGTCGGAGCTGAAAAGAGCCATCGACCAGATTAGCAAGGACAGAGGTATCGACCGCGACCTGCTCATCGACACCCTCGAAGAGGCCGTGCGCTCCGCTGTGGCGCGCAAACACGGCGACACCATGGATATAGAGGTCGCATTCAACGAAGACAGCGGCGAGATCGAGGTCTTCGAGTTCAAGGTGGTGGTGGCCGAGGTCCACGACCCGGTCAGCGAGATTTCCCTTGAAGACGCCCGGGAGCATGATCCCAACGCTCAACTCGACGACGAGATGGGCTTTCCCGTCAATATTGAAGACCTGGGCCGCATCGCCGCCCAGTCGGCCAAGCAGGTGATCATCCAGCGCATGCGCGACGCGGAACAGGAGATCATCTACGAAGAATACAAGGACCGCATGGGCGAGATCGCCAGCGGCATCGTCCAGCGGCGCGACCGCACCGGCTGGATCATCAACCTCGGCCGGACCGAGGCGCTGCTGCCCAAGGACGAGCAGATTCCGCGTGAACGCTACAAGCGCGGCGACCGCGTCCAGGCGTACATCATTGACGTGCTCAAGGAGTCGCGGGGACCGCAGGTCATCGTGTCGCGCTCCCATCCCGACTATATGGTCGAGCTGTTCAAGCGCGAGGTGCCCGAGGTGGCTGACGGCACGGTCAAGATCATGGGCGTGGCCCGCGATCCGGGCCTGCGCGCCAAAGTTGCCGTCATGTCCCGCGAACGCGATGTCGATCCGGTGGGCGCCTGCGTCGGCATCCGTGGCTCGCGCATCCAGAACGTGGTGCAGGAGCTCAAGGGCGAGCGTATCGATATCGTGGTCTGGAGCCCGGACATCGCCATGTACGCCCAGCACGCCCTCTCTCCGGCCGTCATCACCCGGATCACGGTGGACGAGGAGGAGGAGACCCTCGAAGTGGTCTGCCCCGACGACCAGCTCACCCTGGCCATCGGACGCAAGGGACAGAACGTCAAACTGGCCGCAAAGCTCCTCGGCTGGAAGATAGACATCTTCACGGAATCCCGCTACGGCGAACTCAACGCCTCGCGCAAGGGCATGGACCAGATCGCCAGCGTGGCCGAAATATCCATGGAGAGCTTCTTCAACGCGGGATTTGAATCCCTGGAATCCATCGTTCGCGCCAGCGACGAGGAACTGCTGGCCGTAAGCGGCCTGAATGAGCGCAAGATCGCCGACATCCGGCTGGCCATCAACATGCTGGCACCGGAAATAGCCGCCCTGGCCACCGAGACCGGCGCCGACGCCGCCAACGACGACACGAACGACACTCCCGCCGATGGCGAGGAGACGAAATAA
- the rbfA gene encoding 30S ribosome-binding factor RbfA, whose amino-acid sequence MKASSSRRAVRMGDQIMREVAILLVEEAQDPRLQLVTLSGVRMNANLRIAEIFYTVSGDAEHRREVQAGLEKATGFLRSNLGKRLKLQYTPELRFVFDEFLEDMVYARPDASR is encoded by the coding sequence ATGAAGGCATCCAGTTCCCGCCGGGCCGTACGCATGGGCGACCAGATCATGCGCGAGGTCGCCATCCTGCTGGTGGAGGAGGCCCAGGACCCCAGGCTCCAGTTGGTCACCCTCTCGGGCGTACGCATGAACGCCAATCTGCGCATCGCCGAAATATTCTACACCGTCTCCGGCGACGCCGAGCATCGGCGCGAGGTCCAGGCCGGGCTTGAAAAGGCCACGGGATTCCTGCGTTCCAATCTGGGCAAGCGGCTCAAGCTCCAGTACACCCCGGAGCTGCGCTTCGTCTTCGACGAATTCCTTGAGGACATGGTCTATGCCAGACCCGATGCGTCGCGTTAG
- the flgF gene encoding flagellar basal-body rod protein FlgF, which yields MRDSSLSALFGALSNEMRMSSIANNLANVNTTAFKKDHMAFHDVFTRFAHDYVVTTKSFLRDKDMFPDPKIMAKARLSEQTVDFSQGGMHQTGNQLDFALSGEGFFRAQVGGDVLYTRAGNFLVDTTGTLVTQDGHAVMVEGGPLVVPPGATLSVESDGMISINGEPAGAFDLVTFENIGALVRVGSNFYRAAPGAEEIPPEDLTVQQGFIEKGNVEVVTEMVQMIETQRAFEMYSKMLQGTDSLDRNMIVKIGKLL from the coding sequence ATGCGAGACAGCAGCTTGAGCGCGTTGTTCGGCGCTTTGTCCAATGAAATGAGGATGTCATCCATCGCCAATAATTTGGCGAACGTGAACACCACCGCCTTCAAAAAGGACCATATGGCCTTTCACGATGTCTTCACGCGCTTTGCCCATGACTATGTGGTGACCACCAAGTCGTTTCTGCGCGACAAGGACATGTTTCCCGATCCCAAGATTATGGCCAAGGCCCGGCTTTCGGAGCAGACGGTGGACTTCTCCCAGGGCGGTATGCACCAGACGGGCAACCAGCTTGATTTCGCCTTGTCGGGCGAGGGGTTCTTCCGCGCCCAGGTGGGTGGCGATGTGCTCTACACGCGGGCGGGCAACTTCCTGGTCGACACCACGGGAACCCTGGTCACGCAGGACGGCCATGCCGTCATGGTGGAGGGTGGCCCTCTGGTGGTGCCGCCCGGAGCCACGTTGAGCGTGGAGTCGGACGGCATGATCTCCATCAATGGCGAACCGGCCGGAGCCTTTGATCTCGTCACTTTCGAGAACATCGGAGCCCTCGTGCGCGTGGGCAGCAATTTTTACCGGGCGGCTCCCGGAGCGGAGGAGATACCGCCCGAGGACCTGACCGTTCAACAGGGTTTCATCGAAAAGGGGAACGTCGAGGTGGTCACCGAGATGGTCCAGATGATCGAGACCCAACGCGCCTTTGAGATGTATTCCAAGATGCTTCAGGGCACGGATAGTCTCGACAGGAATATGATCGTCAAGATCGGAAAGCTCTTATGA
- a CDS encoding DUF503 domain-containing protein, producing MIIGVLTLEFRLHGNRSLKEKRRVAQSLKQKLRNTFNVAVAEVEAMDIHDRLVLGIVTAANRTDKVESRLGKALAMVEAIAPVELTRCDTEIFSDSE from the coding sequence ATGATCATCGGCGTCCTGACCCTCGAATTCCGGCTCCACGGCAACCGATCCCTCAAGGAGAAGCGCCGCGTGGCCCAGAGTCTGAAACAGAAGCTGCGCAACACCTTCAACGTGGCCGTAGCCGAGGTGGAGGCCATGGACATCCACGACAGGCTGGTGCTCGGGATCGTCACCGCGGCCAACCGGACGGACAAGGTGGAAAGCCGCCTCGGCAAGGCGCTGGCCATGGTGGAAGCCATCGCTCCGGTCGAGCTGACCCGGTGCGACACGGAAATATTCAGCGACAGCGAATGA
- a CDS encoding flagellar basal body L-ring protein FlgH, whose translation MRRLFLIAMAAMMLASLALMAGCASRYQEMPMPVLTEPVYEEQDPAQNPGSLFDANRSEFLYDDNRASRVGDIVLVQVAEASNSRIKSETKAKKDNSNNISVTAMPSTGLIGHMPLAGTLGAKAGMELDTSTVTDLKSNGETKQESEFEAVVATRIVRRLPGNLLQVEGARRIRVNNETQFLVVRGLIRQRDIASNNTIPSTSLAEAQIEIFGQGVLADKQRPGWLTRILDNIYPF comes from the coding sequence ATGAGACGTTTGTTTCTGATCGCTATGGCCGCCATGATGCTGGCCTCCCTCGCCCTGATGGCAGGGTGTGCCTCCCGGTATCAGGAGATGCCCATGCCGGTGCTGACGGAGCCGGTATACGAGGAGCAGGACCCGGCCCAGAACCCCGGCTCGCTGTTCGACGCCAACCGCTCGGAATTTCTCTATGACGACAACCGGGCCAGCCGGGTGGGCGACATCGTCCTGGTCCAGGTGGCCGAGGCATCCAACTCGCGCATCAAGTCCGAGACCAAGGCCAAGAAGGACAATTCCAACAACATATCGGTCACGGCCATGCCAAGCACCGGCCTGATCGGCCACATGCCCCTGGCTGGAACACTGGGTGCCAAGGCGGGCATGGAACTCGACACCTCCACCGTGACCGATCTCAAATCCAACGGCGAGACCAAGCAGGAGTCGGAGTTCGAGGCCGTGGTGGCCACGCGCATCGTGCGCAGGCTACCGGGCAATCTGCTCCAGGTCGAGGGCGCACGGCGCATCCGGGTCAACAACGAGACCCAGTTCCTGGTGGTCCGGGGACTCATTCGCCAGCGGGACATCGCCTCCAACAACACCATTCCCTCCACCAGTCTCGCCGAGGCGCAGATCGAGATATTCGGACAGGGCGTCCTGGCCGACAAGCAGCGTCCGGGCTGGCTGACGAGGATTCTGGACAACATCTACCCCTTCTAG
- a CDS encoding flagellar basal body P-ring protein FlgI has protein sequence MHTRNTRALGSQLLLMLGAAVLALALIVAPGDASAARLKDIASFSGVRNNDLVGYGLVVGLSGTGDGTSSTFTLQSMSNMLEKMGVEASPDKLKPKNVAAVMVTARMPVSARPGSTLDVTVSSLGDAKSLLGGVLLLTPLKGLDGRVYAVAQGPLTIGGFAVEGEAATAQKNIATVGRIPSGASVERGVPFKFNNQDTLTLNLMVQDFSTTMQVVNKINATMGGDYASARDISTVELNLPDRYLGNMVPLMASLENLDIAPDGRAKVVVDEKTGTVVLGHEVRLSRVAVAHGNLQIVIAESQDVSQPGPFSDGQTVVTPETDLAIEEQNNPLMLMEGATLQELVDGLNSIGATPRDLISIIRALRAAGSLHAEVEVI, from the coding sequence ATGCACACTCGGAACACGCGGGCGTTGGGCAGCCAGCTTTTACTCATGCTGGGTGCGGCGGTTCTGGCTCTGGCCCTGATCGTCGCCCCTGGCGACGCCTCGGCGGCACGACTCAAGGACATCGCCAGCTTCAGCGGCGTGCGCAACAACGACTTGGTGGGTTACGGCCTGGTGGTTGGCCTCTCGGGAACCGGGGACGGCACTTCTTCCACCTTCACGCTTCAGTCCATGTCCAACATGCTGGAGAAGATGGGAGTGGAGGCCAGCCCGGACAAACTCAAGCCCAAGAACGTGGCAGCGGTCATGGTCACGGCCAGGATGCCGGTCTCGGCCAGGCCCGGCTCCACGCTTGATGTCACGGTTTCTTCCCTGGGTGACGCCAAGAGTCTGCTCGGCGGCGTTCTTCTGCTTACTCCCCTCAAGGGCCTTGATGGCCGTGTATATGCCGTGGCCCAGGGCCCCCTGACCATCGGCGGTTTCGCCGTCGAGGGCGAGGCGGCTACGGCCCAGAAGAACATTGCCACAGTGGGGCGTATCCCAAGCGGCGCATCGGTGGAGCGCGGCGTTCCTTTCAAGTTCAACAATCAGGACACCCTGACCCTCAACCTCATGGTGCAGGATTTCAGCACCACCATGCAGGTAGTCAACAAAATCAACGCCACCATGGGCGGGGATTACGCTTCGGCCCGTGACATCTCCACCGTGGAACTCAACCTGCCCGACAGATACCTGGGCAACATGGTCCCTCTCATGGCCTCCCTTGAGAATCTCGATATCGCGCCGGACGGCAGGGCCAAGGTCGTGGTGGACGAGAAGACCGGCACCGTGGTCCTCGGCCACGAGGTGCGCCTGAGCCGGGTGGCCGTGGCTCACGGCAACTTGCAGATCGTCATTGCAGAGAGCCAGGACGTGAGCCAGCCCGGCCCCTTCTCGGACGGGCAAACCGTGGTCACTCCCGAAACCGATCTGGCCATCGAGGAGCAGAACAATCCGCTCATGCTCATGGAGGGCGCCACCCTTCAGGAGTTGGTGGACGGTCTCAATTCCATAGGGGCCACCCCCCGCGATCTGATATCCATCATTCGCGCACTCAGGGCCGCGGGCTCGCTGCACGCGGAAGTGGAGGTGATTTAA
- the flgA gene encoding flagellar basal body P-ring formation chaperone FlgA: protein MAGTTRKRNSRLGRMVRALALAVALVAGTATMPGAGTRPVSGDNWKLLVRSVACVRGPDVLLGEIADPVDAIDQRTWEAVSKVKLWKASDRIGRPVTIDRDKLLGVLRYYMGDMVRNLVLPSQLTIQTGGTVVSGEELEAAVVAFLTPRARDLSDDFEFRNLRLPLYYFFPNDYDTLSVELEGDLRPGSNQIRLRGVSPDGRTVSTKAGNVFVDVWKAVPVAAKPLNRFERVSRENVTFMRMNLAYNQDLWDGTGGPWRMVRPLGRNQPFSMAHLERVPPIEKGDVVTLVYQGKRIQLTMKAEALADADMGQQVSVRNMQSNKVIVATVVDNETVVVR, encoded by the coding sequence ATGGCAGGCACGACACGGAAACGGAACAGCCGTCTGGGCCGCATGGTCCGCGCTTTGGCGCTGGCGGTCGCTCTGGTCGCGGGTACGGCCACCATGCCAGGCGCGGGCACACGCCCGGTGTCGGGCGACAACTGGAAGCTTCTGGTTCGCAGCGTGGCCTGTGTCCGCGGGCCGGATGTGCTCCTGGGCGAGATTGCCGATCCGGTGGACGCCATTGACCAGCGTACCTGGGAGGCCGTGAGCAAGGTGAAGCTGTGGAAGGCGTCGGACCGGATCGGCCGACCCGTGACCATCGATCGCGATAAACTGCTCGGCGTGCTGCGGTATTACATGGGCGACATGGTGCGCAATCTCGTGCTGCCCAGTCAGCTCACGATTCAGACCGGGGGAACCGTGGTTTCGGGCGAGGAGCTGGAGGCGGCAGTTGTCGCGTTTTTGACGCCGCGAGCCAGGGATCTGAGCGACGACTTCGAGTTTCGCAACCTGCGGCTGCCGCTGTATTATTTTTTCCCCAACGACTACGACACGCTGTCAGTGGAGCTTGAGGGCGACCTCAGGCCCGGCAGCAATCAGATCAGGCTGCGGGGCGTGTCCCCGGACGGCCGCACCGTGTCCACCAAGGCTGGCAACGTCTTTGTTGATGTATGGAAGGCCGTGCCCGTGGCCGCCAAGCCGCTGAACCGTTTCGAGCGTGTCAGCAGGGAGAATGTGACCTTCATGCGTATGAACCTGGCCTACAATCAGGATCTGTGGGACGGCACGGGCGGTCCCTGGCGCATGGTCCGGCCCCTTGGCCGCAACCAGCCCTTTTCCATGGCCCATCTGGAGCGGGTGCCGCCCATCGAGAAGGGCGATGTGGTCACTCTGGTTTATCAAGGCAAGCGGATACAACTGACCATGAAGGCCGAGGCCCTGGCCGATGCGGACATGGGGCAGCAGGTGTCGGTGCGGAACATGCAAAGCAACAAGGTGATCGTGGCGACCGTGGTGGACAACGAAACGGTCGTGGTCCGGTAA
- a CDS encoding YlxR family protein → MCVVCRQRFPKEELTRYVRPADREMPETDDPVSDPEQIKPGRGFYVCVQARCRELFPKVFKGLMKKRKGESR, encoded by the coding sequence ATGTGCGTCGTCTGCCGCCAGCGCTTCCCCAAGGAAGAGTTGACGCGGTATGTCCGCCCGGCCGACAGGGAAATGCCGGAAACAGACGATCCGGTTTCCGACCCGGAACAAATCAAACCGGGGCGTGGGTTTTACGTATGCGTCCAGGCCCGGTGCAGGGAATTATTCCCGAAAGTGTTCAAGGGCCTGATGAAGAAACGCAAGGGGGAAAGTAGATGA
- the rimP gene encoding ribosome maturation factor RimP — protein sequence MRPTFEDTLAELIRPEVEAIGCRLWGLTSPSKGQRRIIRIYIDGHDGVTIDQCAEVSRQVGLLLEVEDIIPGAFILEVSSPGMDRRFFSTAQMNDYTGSQVAALLHEARDGRRKVIGTLVRVDETEFTVKEDGQETTLAWNDLKEVRIVPEF from the coding sequence ATGCGTCCGACATTCGAGGATACACTCGCGGAACTCATCCGCCCGGAGGTGGAGGCCATCGGCTGCCGCCTATGGGGGCTCACCTCGCCAAGCAAGGGCCAACGACGTATCATAAGGATATATATCGACGGCCACGACGGGGTGACCATTGACCAGTGCGCCGAGGTCAGCCGACAGGTGGGCCTGCTTCTCGAGGTGGAAGACATCATCCCCGGCGCATTCATTCTCGAGGTCTCCTCGCCCGGCATGGACCGGCGGTTCTTCAGCACGGCCCAGATGAACGACTATACGGGCAGCCAGGTCGCCGCCCTGCTTCACGAGGCCCGCGACGGCAGACGCAAGGTGATCGGCACACTCGTCCGGGTGGACGAGACCGAATTCACCGTGAAAGAAGACGGGCAGGAGACGACCCTGGCCTGGAACGACCTGAAGGAAGTCAGGATTGTTCCTGAGTTTTAG
- the flgG gene encoding flagellar basal-body rod protein FlgG has protein sequence MMRSLWTAATGMVAMQTHIDTLSNNLANVNTTGFKKSRAEFEDLMYQTLQIAGTETQSGGRLPVGMQIGMGVRPVTVHKFFTQGDFKNTGNALDMAIEGEGFFLVDMNGEDVYTRDGAFKLDNEGRVVTAGGHVLQPEFTVPPETVSVVITETGHIAALDREGAALAEADLDIYRFQNPAGLTAIGRNFYRESEASGAAVGGTPGDDNFGTLAQGFLEGSNVEMVDEMVGLIVGQRAYEINSKAITTSDGMLQTAINIKR, from the coding sequence ATGATGCGCTCACTTTGGACTGCCGCGACCGGAATGGTCGCCATGCAGACACACATCGACACCCTCTCCAACAACTTGGCCAACGTGAACACCACGGGTTTCAAGAAAAGCCGCGCCGAGTTCGAGGACCTGATGTACCAGACACTCCAGATCGCGGGCACCGAAACCCAAAGCGGCGGCCGACTGCCTGTGGGCATGCAGATCGGCATGGGTGTGCGGCCGGTGACGGTGCACAAGTTCTTCACTCAGGGAGACTTCAAGAACACGGGCAACGCGCTCGATATGGCCATTGAGGGCGAAGGGTTCTTTCTTGTGGATATGAATGGCGAGGATGTCTACACCCGCGACGGCGCCTTCAAGCTCGACAATGAGGGCCGGGTGGTCACGGCGGGCGGCCACGTGCTCCAGCCCGAGTTCACTGTGCCGCCGGAGACCGTCAGCGTGGTCATTACCGAGACCGGCCATATCGCCGCCCTGGATCGCGAGGGCGCGGCCCTGGCCGAAGCGGACCTCGACATCTACCGTTTTCAGAACCCGGCAGGTCTGACCGCCATCGGGCGCAACTTCTACCGAGAGAGCGAAGCGTCCGGCGCTGCCGTGGGTGGCACGCCCGGCGATGACAACTTCGGCACTCTGGCCCAGGGGTTTCTGGAGGGCTCCAACGTCGAGATGGTGGACGAGATGGTCGGTTTGATCGTGGGCCAGCGCGCCTACGAGATCAATTCCAAGGCGATCACCACCTCAGACGGCATGCTCCAGACGGCCATCAACATCAAGCGCTAG
- the infB gene encoding translation initiation factor IF-2 encodes MTAQVRVEDLAAELGLSTKEIIQHLREIGIQAKSQMTTVDAEDVDRLKAELKKGTPTRREVRRVTDTGVIVRRRRTKTPTAGTKAPAEETEEAVIAESDETVEAVTSGPAEVPAPEPEPTAKPAAAPLRKREKPEPQVRIIRPAAEPTPEPETVPQASPVAEEAAPEPAPENAAPVAVDQTVDDTMEIAPAKEETPSTPEDEAVEADKVPVEATSDDVIAAAPGEADEQPRKKKKRKKEPEAPKVKIISMPDPVEVRAREAAKLASESTPRPARPNGPGGPRPAGGRPASPRPGGFAAPGGRDDAPPMDPSMPDGRSKKKKGKKDRRVVEFAAGGKTDRGGPFNDGFPQGRKGRKGRKGQRPLTPDQNIQPMKAAKRKIRFDEAIRLADMAHQMGVKAQDLIKTLFGMGVMATINQALDLDTASLLAAEFGYEVENVSFDEQEFLTPTEADKAEDLKPRPPVVTIMGHVDHGKTSLLDAIRLTNVTDGEAGGITQHIGAYHVNTDRGEIVFLDTPGHEAFTTMRMRGAQVTDIVILVVAADDGVMDQTREAISHSKAAGVPIVVAVNKMDKEGANPDNVKRELAELGLIPEEWGGETIFAHVSAKMKTGLDELLEMILLQAEVLELKANPDKHARGHIVEAKLDKGRGPVGTMLIIEGTINQGDSFVSGIHFGKVRAMFDDQGRKIKSAGPAMPVEIQGFDGLPEAGDELFVVDDEKVARRIAQTRAMKQREKVLSAKSKVTLESFLASRPNDEAQTLNLVLKADVQGSLEAVTEALNKLSTDEVKINVVHGGAGAITESDILLASASDAITIGFNVRPNLKVKEIAEHEGVEVRFYDIIYKLVSEVKDAMSGMLAPDIEEVYLGQAEVRDTFSVPKVGTVAGCFVADGKITRNCKVRLLRGGVVIYTGSVSSLRRIKDDVKEVTKGFECGMGLEKFNDIKIGDVIEAFETKEVARTID; translated from the coding sequence ATGACGGCACAGGTTCGGGTAGAAGACTTGGCAGCTGAGCTTGGACTCAGCACCAAGGAAATAATACAACACCTCCGCGAGATCGGTATCCAGGCCAAAAGCCAGATGACCACCGTCGACGCCGAGGATGTGGACCGCCTCAAGGCGGAACTTAAGAAAGGCACCCCCACGCGGCGGGAAGTGCGCCGCGTGACCGATACCGGCGTCATTGTCAGGCGCAGGCGCACCAAGACGCCGACAGCCGGAACCAAGGCCCCGGCCGAAGAGACCGAAGAGGCCGTGATCGCGGAGAGCGATGAGACGGTAGAAGCTGTCACGTCCGGACCGGCGGAGGTCCCCGCCCCCGAGCCGGAGCCGACCGCCAAGCCCGCCGCCGCTCCCCTCAGGAAACGCGAAAAGCCCGAGCCCCAGGTCAGGATCATCAGACCCGCGGCAGAGCCGACGCCTGAACCCGAGACCGTTCCCCAAGCTTCCCCCGTGGCAGAAGAGGCCGCGCCCGAACCCGCGCCTGAAAACGCCGCGCCCGTCGCTGTGGACCAAACCGTGGACGACACCATGGAAATCGCCCCGGCCAAGGAAGAGACCCCTTCCACCCCGGAAGACGAGGCTGTAGAGGCCGACAAGGTTCCCGTCGAAGCGACCTCGGATGACGTTATCGCCGCCGCCCCGGGCGAGGCGGACGAGCAGCCCAGAAAAAAGAAGAAACGCAAGAAGGAGCCCGAGGCTCCGAAGGTCAAAATAATTTCCATGCCCGACCCTGTTGAGGTCAGGGCCCGGGAGGCGGCCAAGCTGGCGTCCGAAAGCACCCCGCGTCCGGCCCGTCCGAACGGTCCGGGCGGACCGCGTCCCGCTGGCGGCCGACCGGCCAGCCCGCGCCCAGGCGGCTTTGCCGCCCCCGGTGGCCGTGACGATGCGCCCCCCATGGACCCGTCCATGCCCGATGGCCGCAGCAAAAAGAAAAAGGGCAAGAAGGACCGGCGCGTGGTCGAATTCGCCGCGGGCGGCAAGACCGACCGGGGCGGACCGTTCAACGACGGCTTCCCCCAGGGGAGAAAAGGACGCAAGGGACGCAAGGGTCAAAGGCCGCTGACTCCCGATCAAAACATCCAGCCCATGAAGGCCGCAAAGCGCAAGATCCGCTTCGACGAAGCGATCCGCCTGGCCGACATGGCCCACCAGATGGGCGTCAAGGCCCAGGATCTGATCAAGACCCTTTTTGGCATGGGCGTCATGGCCACCATCAACCAGGCCCTGGATCTCGATACCGCCTCACTGCTGGCTGCCGAGTTCGGGTATGAGGTGGAAAACGTCTCTTTTGACGAGCAGGAATTCCTCACGCCCACCGAGGCGGACAAGGCAGAGGATCTCAAGCCGCGCCCGCCCGTGGTAACCATCATGGGCCACGTCGATCACGGCAAGACCTCCCTGCTCGACGCCATCCGGCTCACCAACGTCACCGACGGCGAGGCGGGCGGCATCACGCAGCACATCGGCGCGTACCACGTCAATACCGACCGCGGCGAAATCGTGTTTCTCGATACTCCGGGCCACGAGGCGTTCACCACCATGCGTATGCGCGGCGCCCAGGTGACGGACATCGTCATTCTCGTGGTGGCGGCCGACGACGGCGTCATGGACCAGACTCGCGAGGCCATCAGCCACTCCAAGGCCGCTGGCGTCCCCATCGTGGTGGCGGTCAACAAAATGGACAAGGAAGGGGCCAACCCCGACAACGTCAAGCGCGAACTGGCCGAGCTGGGCCTCATTCCTGAGGAATGGGGCGGCGAAACCATCTTCGCCCATGTCTCGGCCAAGATGAAGACCGGCCTTGACGAGCTTCTCGAAATGATCCTGCTCCAGGCGGAAGTGCTGGAACTCAAGGCCAATCCCGACAAACACGCGAGAGGCCACATCGTGGAGGCCAAGCTCGACAAGGGACGCGGCCCGGTGGGAACCATGCTCATCATCGAAGGCACCATCAACCAGGGCGACAGCTTTGTCTCGGGCATCCACTTCGGCAAGGTCCGGGCCATGTTCGACGACCAGGGCCGCAAGATCAAGAGCGCGGGTCCGGCCATGCCTGTGGAAATCCAGGGCTTCGACGGACTGCCCGAGGCGGGCGACGAGCTCTTCGTGGTGGATGACGAGAAAGTGGCACGTCGCATCGCCCAGACCCGAGCCATGAAGCAACGCGAAAAGGTGCTCTCCGCCAAGTCCAAGGTCACGCTGGAATCCTTCCTGGCCAGCCGCCCCAACGACGAAGCCCAGACACTCAACCTGGTGCTCAAGGCCGACGTGCAGGGCTCCCTCGAAGCCGTCACCGAAGCGCTCAACAAACTCTCCACGGACGAGGTCAAGATCAACGTCGTCCATGGCGGTGCAGGGGCAATCACCGAATCCGACATCCTGCTGGCCAGCGCCTCGGACGCCATCACCATCGGCTTCAACGTGCGGCCCAACCTGAAGGTCAAGGAGATCGCCGAGCATGAAGGCGTGGAGGTTCGCTTCTACGACATCATCTACAAGCTGGTGAGCGAAGTGAAGGACGCCATGAGCGGCATGCTGGCCCCGGACATCGAAGAGGTCTACCTCGGTCAGGCCGAGGTGCGCGACACCTTCAGTGTGCCCAAGGTCGGCACCGTGGCAGGCTGCTTCGTGGCCGACGGCAAGATCACCCGCAACTGCAAGGTCCGGCTGCTGCGCGGCGGCGTGGTCATCTACACCGGCTCGGTCTCATCGCTGCGCCGCATCAAGGACGATGTCAAGGAAGTCACCAAGGGCTTCGAGTGCGGCATGGGCCTTGAAAAATTCAACGACATCAAGATCGGCGACGTGATCGAGGCATTTGAGACCAAGGAAGTCGCCCGCACCATAGACTAG